A stretch of the Vulcanisaeta souniana JCM 11219 genome encodes the following:
- a CDS encoding type II secretion system F family protein — MINPLAVYRRWVVGYVDKLYIFSGYNFNRDLVLIILMYIPFLIIALAIIYLVPQLFMFRILILILAIVFLIDYLSILMYVNAKVHIRVGHFERHLTDTLITMIPLVASGMTLEELINTLAVIERDPYIAREFKLILRDTREGGMDILTALRASLNRVPSRTYNEVFGLLAETYLVSGNVADLLMLKLEYLTRNKYNKLRSVTQTLGLLMETYLVMALLLPVLLVLIVVTLTPLGPIYLGPLTLNPTLVLILTTLVYSPVMGYVIYILIDSTVSSAE; from the coding sequence TTGATTAATCCATTGGCAGTTTATAGGCGTTGGGTTGTTGGTTATGTGGATAAGCTTTACATATTTAGCGGTTATAATTTCAATAGGGATCTTGTGTTGATTATACTGATGTATATTCCCTTTCTCATAATTGCCCTTGCCATAATATATCTAGTGCCTCAATTATTCATGTTCAGGATCTTAATACTTATCCTGGCGATTGTATTTCTCATTGATTATTTATCGATCCTCATGTACGTGAATGCCAAGGTTCATATCAGGGTTGGACACTTTGAAAGGCATTTAACTGATACGTTAATAACGATGATACCCCTTGTGGCAAGCGGCATGACCCTTGAGGAGTTAATTAATACCTTAGCGGTGATCGAGCGTGATCCGTATATAGCCAGGGAATTTAAGTTAATACTTAGGGACACCCGGGAGGGCGGTATGGACATACTCACGGCGCTCAGGGCAAGCCTTAATCGCGTTCCCTCCAGGACCTATAATGAAGTCTTTGGGTTACTTGCCGAGACCTACCTAGTCAGTGGTAATGTGGCTGATCTACTAATGCTGAAGCTTGAGTACTTGACCAGGAATAAGTATAATAAGTTGAGGAGTGTGACGCAGACGCTGGGTCTCCTCATGGAGACGTACCTGGTAATGGCATTACTACTGCCTGTACTACTCGTGCTGATTGTAGTCACATTAACACCGCTGGGACCTATATACCTGGGTCCTCTAACTCTTAATCCAACCCTCGTATTAATACTAACAACCCTCGTATACTCACCGGTCATGGGCTATGTGATTTATATATTGATAGATTCAACCGTGTCCTCAGCGGAGTAA
- a CDS encoding transcriptional regulator: protein MSRDKVVGTGLLVISIIIILAYIYLVFFTPYSMPVLQITDTLAVIVIFGILAWVGYALATTPPPKPIEEIEKEIETELKKLEEETKQEQQKTQQQ from the coding sequence ATGAGTAGGGATAAGGTTGTTGGTACTGGGTTGCTTGTTATATCAATAATAATCATACTGGCCTACATATACTTGGTTTTCTTCACGCCTTATTCAATGCCCGTGCTTCAAATAACGGATACGCTGGCCGTAATAGTGATCTTCGGAATACTGGCCTGGGTGGGCTACGCACTAGCCACAACACCACCACCAAAACCCATAGAGGAAATAGAGAAAGAAATAGAAACAGAACTCAAAAAACTCGAAGAAGAAACAAAACAAGAACAACAGAAGACCCAGCAGCAATAA
- a CDS encoding PD-(D/E)XK nuclease family protein codes for MSIKDELLRLLREDEVFRLAVVGLLGISDVQSSIRELVSAVSDLARVVQRLVEGQERLWGEVRALREDQGKLWEENNKIWQEVRRINENIEKLWQEVRALRENQEKLWEAVKSLQEGQNKLWEENRKIWEAIKALQEQVKALQEGQNALRADVNKLWEENNRINENIEKLWQENNRLWQEFRAFREDQERRWQENEKRWQENEKRWEEAYKRFEAIETELRNLREDFNRFVMGINRKLDALGARWGVISEEAFREGMKGVVEKILGAAKVEKWTYNDIGGEVYGHPAIIDVDIVVRDGTYILVEVKSSLSRGDVAEFWRIGRLYEKVNGIKPRLVMISPYVDDRAMELAKSLGIEIYTEVI; via the coding sequence GTGAGCATTAAGGATGAATTGCTTAGGTTGCTTAGGGAGGATGAGGTTTTTAGATTAGCTGTGGTTGGGCTTTTGGGTATTAGTGATGTTCAGTCTTCAATTAGGGAGTTGGTGAGTGCTGTTAGTGATTTGGCGAGGGTTGTTCAGAGGCTTGTGGAGGGTCAGGAGAGGCTTTGGGGGGAGGTTAGGGCGTTGCGTGAGGATCAAGGTAAGTTATGGGAGGAAAATAACAAGATTTGGCAGGAGGTAAGGAGGATAAACGAAAACATCGAGAAACTATGGCAGGAAGTTAGGGCGTTGAGGGAAAACCAGGAAAAACTATGGGAGGCCGTGAAGAGCCTCCAGGAGGGGCAGAACAAGCTCTGGGAGGAGAACAGGAAAATATGGGAAGCCATCAAGGCACTCCAGGAACAAGTCAAGGCATTACAGGAGGGACAAAACGCCCTTAGAGCCGACGTAAACAAACTATGGGAGGAGAACAATAGAATCAATGAAAACATAGAAAAACTATGGCAAGAAAACAACAGACTATGGCAGGAGTTTAGGGCATTTAGGGAGGACCAGGAGAGGAGGTGGCAGGAGAATGAGAAGAGATGGCAGGAAAATGAGAAAAGGTGGGAGGAGGCATATAAGAGGTTTGAGGCTATTGAGACCGAGTTGAGGAATTTAAGGGAGGACTTCAACAGGTTTGTAATGGGTATTAACAGGAAGTTGGACGCGCTGGGTGCTAGGTGGGGAGTTATTTCAGAGGAGGCTTTTAGGGAGGGTATGAAGGGTGTTGTTGAGAAGATACTGGGTGCGGCTAAGGTTGAGAAATGGACTTATAATGACATAGGCGGTGAGGTTTATGGTCATCCTGCAATTATTGATGTTGATATTGTTGTGAGGGATGGTACATACATACTTGTTGAGGTTAAGTCGAGCCTTTCCAGAGGCGATGTAGCCGAGTTCTGGAGAATTGGCAGGCTTTATGAGAAGGTTAATGGCATTAAGCCAAGGCTTGTGATGATTTCGCCATATGTCGATGATAGGGCCATGGAGCTAGCTAAATCCTTAGGCATTGAGATCTATACAGAGGTTATTTAG
- a CDS encoding RAD55 family ATPase gives MDFLKCQVLEDLLPTGFPFGYLVLIRGDLGMGKTLLVKLLARSILSNYPLVYVSFDDNPETVSNDLKDLSNKLFIIDGFSLGDQRRTKSPNVIDAITELDPGQLISKVSQAVYSRGARGLIIDSINDLLINIDPRGLIATLKQLKSLSRFYNMMTFIVAHVTTEDIGNLLNSIEYVFDGVIEMEFDENMANLGIPVRRMRVKRMKGVSHSMNWYYFTTAKGTIVPVDINEIRNMLKNTLEDLGIQIQSSQ, from the coding sequence ATGGATTTCCTTAAGTGCCAAGTTCTGGAGGACTTATTACCTACTGGTTTTCCCTTCGGTTACCTGGTTCTCATCCGTGGCGACCTGGGCATGGGCAAGACTCTTCTCGTTAAATTGCTTGCCCGAAGTATTCTGAGCAATTACCCACTTGTTTATGTCTCGTTTGATGATAATCCTGAGACAGTGAGTAATGACCTCAAGGACCTAAGCAACAAACTCTTCATAATTGATGGCTTTTCATTAGGCGATCAACGGCGAACCAAGTCACCCAATGTTATTGATGCAATTACCGAACTGGATCCCGGGCAATTAATTAGTAAGGTTAGTCAAGCAGTTTACTCGAGGGGGGCCCGTGGGTTGATAATTGACTCCATCAATGACCTGCTCATCAACATCGACCCAAGGGGCTTAATCGCAACGCTTAAGCAATTGAAGTCACTATCAAGGTTTTACAACATGATGACGTTCATAGTAGCCCACGTAACCACTGAGGACATTGGTAACCTACTCAATAGTATTGAGTACGTATTCGACGGAGTGATAGAGATGGAGTTCGATGAAAACATGGCAAACTTGGGCATACCCGTCAGGAGAATGAGGGTTAAGAGGATGAAGGGTGTGTCGCACTCAATGAATTGGTACTACTTCACCACGGCCAAGGGCACGATAGTTCCCGTGGACATTAACGAAATAAGGAACATGCTGAAGAACACCCTAGAGGACCTGGGAATTCAGATACAGAGTAGCCAATAG
- a CDS encoding MFS transporter, whose product MAMGRSIIKLAYEASLASFFGTFLEFYDFTLFGFLATIIGPLFFPSTNPTTTLLYYFAVFGTGFAMRPIGSLFFGWLGDKWGRRSTFMIPIILMAFASLFMGLLPTYGEVGIWAPVLLVILRLIQGFSLGGEWGGGITMVAELAPKERRGFFVGIVQMAQSGLLTTGLLTLFSSTMSKSAFAAYGWRVLFIIGVVIAVVGFYIRVRLTETPVFDEIRKQRKVLRVPVAPIVTKGRYVLMLLMALFLAGVPLSYTYIVYGVTYLTKYVHFAYSEATFITFIASAVYFVLTLPFAYLTDIIGRKPIVLAGLIGEAILVFPFYFLIVKYPFFTVVLTFYIIEEALHAVYNGAYGQMLAEIFPTVSRYTGVAFSYNLGVAILGGFTPFIVTYLVATLKTPLAPIYWLFPLIVIPIILVALLYKETKGMDLSVFVE is encoded by the coding sequence ATGGCGATGGGAAGAAGCATTATTAAACTTGCATATGAGGCATCTTTAGCTTCCTTTTTCGGTACGTTCCTTGAATTTTATGATTTTACATTATTTGGCTTCTTAGCTACAATTATTGGGCCATTATTCTTCCCAAGTACTAACCCGACGACCACGTTATTATATTACTTTGCTGTGTTTGGAACAGGGTTCGCAATGAGACCTATTGGTTCTTTATTCTTTGGATGGTTAGGAGATAAATGGGGTAGAAGAAGCACTTTTATGATACCAATAATCCTCATGGCCTTTGCATCATTATTTATGGGTTTATTACCGACATATGGGGAGGTTGGTATTTGGGCTCCAGTGCTTCTCGTAATTTTAAGATTAATACAAGGCTTTTCATTAGGTGGCGAATGGGGTGGTGGCATAACCATGGTTGCTGAGCTTGCACCTAAGGAAAGAAGGGGATTTTTTGTAGGCATAGTACAGATGGCACAAAGTGGATTATTAACTACGGGCCTTCTGACCTTGTTCTCCAGTACGATGTCTAAATCGGCATTTGCGGCTTATGGATGGAGGGTCCTCTTTATCATAGGTGTTGTAATAGCAGTAGTTGGTTTCTACATAAGAGTTAGGTTAACTGAAACTCCAGTATTTGATGAAATTAGAAAACAGAGAAAGGTCCTTAGGGTACCAGTGGCCCCCATAGTTACTAAAGGTCGATATGTATTAATGTTATTGATGGCGTTATTTCTTGCTGGCGTTCCACTATCATATACATATATTGTATATGGTGTTACTTATTTGACAAAGTATGTCCATTTTGCTTATTCAGAGGCAACTTTCATAACGTTTATAGCCTCTGCTGTGTACTTCGTACTTACATTGCCTTTTGCGTACTTAACGGACATTATTGGTAGAAAACCCATAGTGCTTGCTGGCTTAATTGGTGAAGCAATATTAGTATTTCCGTTCTATTTCTTAATAGTTAAATACCCATTCTTTACTGTTGTACTTACATTCTATATAATTGAAGAAGCATTACATGCCGTATATAATGGTGCCTATGGCCAGATGCTTGCGGAAATCTTCCCGACGGTATCAAGATATACCGGTGTAGCATTTTCTTATAATTTAGGCGTAGCAATCTTAGGTGGATTTACACCATTTATAGTTACATACTTAGTAGCTACACTTAAAACACCATTAGCTCCAATTTACTGGCTATTTCCATTAATTGTAATACCAATAATATTAGTGGCATTACTTTATAAAGAGACAAAAGGTATGGATCTAAGCGTATTTGTGGAATAA
- a CDS encoding M20/M25/M40 family metallo-hydrolase yields the protein MKTELLDLLGTLIEFNTINDPDNGKTPDPGVIDFVEGVLNGLGVRTRVLVSHGYRSVVGVVGSGEPRVLLLAHLDVVPFIRSEWKYDPLRLTVEGDLAYGRGALDDKGNVAAVLKALEDLVGIGRGTVIVAFTTDEEVGGENGARVVRDYLLDNGLRPNYVVNADGQSMVIINRRRAIFNARVRSKVERAVVNGRRETIRFQLDYKVTPPYHAAYFIGGVDTHPVIALSQYVWLNNIYVASLRGGFVKSNVTPTWVEADVVKPCSDCPQQEVDAGLTRLVKALLPLTRFVPRVKAQSVYGVTATPNVYRVVGDYHEFVINVRAMTDDAKAIEETMNEALKEDFQGIEVKVEGEGGGGYLYTPRDSRLVSLASEVLGELGLEARVMEMAGASDARYFSPLGIETIDFGPLGGNAHGPNEYVNVKSLEFTSRFYSLLVRRLKPSD from the coding sequence ATGAAAACTGAATTACTAGATCTCTTAGGAACGCTTATTGAGTTTAATACTATAAATGATCCCGATAATGGTAAAACGCCTGATCCTGGTGTTATCGATTTCGTGGAGGGCGTATTAAATGGGCTTGGCGTGAGGACCAGGGTTTTGGTTAGTCATGGCTATAGGAGCGTGGTTGGCGTCGTCGGTTCTGGCGAGCCCCGCGTACTACTTTTGGCACACCTCGATGTTGTTCCGTTTATACGCAGTGAGTGGAAGTATGACCCGCTTAGGTTAACGGTTGAGGGTGACCTTGCGTATGGTCGTGGCGCACTTGATGATAAGGGTAATGTGGCTGCCGTACTTAAGGCCTTGGAGGACTTGGTGGGTATTGGTAGGGGCACGGTAATTGTTGCGTTCACTACTGATGAGGAGGTTGGGGGTGAGAATGGGGCTAGGGTGGTTAGGGATTACCTATTGGATAATGGCCTTAGGCCGAATTATGTGGTTAATGCTGATGGTCAGTCAATGGTTATTATAAATAGGAGGAGGGCGATATTCAATGCCAGGGTTAGGTCTAAGGTTGAGAGGGCCGTGGTTAATGGGCGTAGGGAGACCATTAGGTTTCAGCTTGATTATAAGGTCACGCCTCCATACCACGCGGCGTACTTCATTGGCGGTGTTGATACGCACCCAGTCATTGCCCTCTCACAGTACGTATGGCTTAACAATATTTATGTGGCTAGCCTTAGGGGTGGTTTTGTTAAGAGTAATGTTACGCCGACCTGGGTTGAGGCTGACGTGGTCAAGCCCTGCAGTGATTGTCCACAGCAGGAGGTTGATGCGGGGCTCACGAGGCTCGTTAAGGCCCTACTACCGTTGACTAGGTTCGTGCCTAGGGTCAAGGCGCAGAGTGTTTATGGTGTCACAGCCACGCCCAATGTCTATAGGGTTGTTGGTGATTACCATGAATTCGTGATTAATGTTAGGGCCATGACCGACGATGCAAAGGCCATTGAGGAGACAATGAATGAGGCATTAAAAGAGGACTTCCAGGGAATTGAGGTTAAGGTTGAAGGCGAGGGCGGTGGGGGCTACCTATACACTCCACGTGACTCGAGGCTCGTTAGTCTGGCCAGTGAGGTACTTGGTGAGCTTGGCCTTGAGGCCAGGGTTATGGAGATGGCGGGTGCAAGTGATGCCAGGTATTTCTCGCCGCTTGGTATTGAGACCATAGACTTCGGCCCATTAGGCGGCAATGCCCATGGCCCAAATGAGTATGTGAATGTGAAGTCCTTAGAATTCACGAGCAGGTTCTACTCATTATTAGTTAGGCGATTAAAACCCAGTGATTAA
- a CDS encoding ATPase: MVDRRIIRALVMTMLVLSLAALVVHAQASDQAQVLAARALGAGIGFGLAALGAGIGIGIAGAASVSALVERRELFALYLVFVALAEAIAIYGLVVFILLY, translated from the coding sequence ATGGTGGACAGGAGGATTATCAGGGCCTTGGTAATGACAATGCTAGTGCTTAGCCTTGCGGCCTTAGTCGTTCATGCACAAGCAAGTGATCAGGCTCAAGTCTTAGCGGCCAGGGCTTTGGGTGCTGGTATTGGTTTTGGTCTTGCGGCTCTTGGTGCTGGTATTGGCATCGGCATTGCTGGTGCTGCCTCAGTAAGCGCCTTGGTTGAGAGGAGGGAGCTATTCGCGCTTTACTTGGTGTTCGTCGCGTTAGCAGAGGCAATAGCGATTTACGGCCTCGTGGTCTTCATCTTACTATACTAA